The DNA window GCTGGTGCTGTGTGCCGGGCTGCTGGTGACGGCCGGGCTGGTCCGGCGCGAGCATCTTCACGGCCAGCAGGAGTTGCAAGCCGCCGTGCGCGCCGACACCGCGCTGTACGCCAGCCAGATCAGCGGTGCGATCCATCGCTACCACGCCGGCCTGCGCGGCCTGCGCGGTGCGGTGCTGGCTTCAGAGTACGGTGAGAAGCACGCCGACCTGAATGTCTACAGCAGCGCGCAGGACCTGGAGCTGGACTTCCCCGGTGCGGTGGGGCTGGGATTTGTCCGACGCGTGCCGCCGTCGCAGCTGGAGGCGTATCTGGCCCACATGCGGCGCGAAGGCCTGACCGACATGAAGCTACGGCAGTTCGCCCCGCACGAGGGCGACCTGTACATCATCGAATCGCTGCAGCCCATCGCGCGCAACCAGGCGGTGATCGGCCTGGACCTGGCTTCGGAGACCAGCCGACGCGAGGCGGCCGACGCCGCCGCGCGCAGCGGCGAGCCGCGCCTGACCGCGCCCATCACCCTGGTCCAGCAGCCCGACCATGCGCGGCAGGGCGTGCTGCTGCTGTTGCCGGTCCGTGCGCCGACAGGCGCGGCGCGCGCCGACGGTCCACAGGGCGTGATCGGCTGGGCCTATCTGCCACTGCTGCTGGACGAGGTGCTGCTGCAGCTGGAGCCGGAGCGCTGGAACCTGTCGGTGCAGATCGCCGACGTGACCGATGCGCACGACCAGACCCCGTTCTACGCGTGGGCGCCGCCACAGACGCCTGCCCTGTCCCACACGGTGGTGGACCGCCAGGTCGATGGTCGTCATTGGCGCATGACCTTCGGGGTGTTGCCCACCTTTCCGGGCGCCGATCCCACGGCGACGTTGGTGCGCCTCGTCGTGGCCGGTGTGGGGGCCAGCGTGGCGCTGGCGCTGATGACCAGCATGCTGCTGCTGCGTCGTCTGCGCCGGGCGCGCACGCGGCGTCAGCAGGAGCTGCTGGAGGCAGTGGTCCATGGGTCGGCCGACGGCATCATCGGCAAGCGCCTGGACGGGGTGGTGATGAGCTGGAACCGCGCCGCCGAGACGCTGTTCGGCTATACCGCCGAAGCGGCGATCGGGCATCGCCTGCTCGATCTGATCGTGCCCGAAGCGCTGGCCCACGAGGAAGAGGCGGTGCTCAAGCGCATCGGACGTGGCGAGGTGATTCCGAACTTCGAGACGGTACGCCGCCGCGCGGACGGGACGCAGGTGGACGTGCTGGTCAGCGTCTCGCCGATCTACGACGCGGACGGGCGCGTGGTGGGGGCCTCCAAGACCGTGCGCGACATCTCCGAACAACGCCGGGCGCGCGAGCAGATCCTGCAGCTCAATGCGCGCCTGGAAGAGCAGGTGGCCGCCCGGACCGCCGAACTCACCGCGTCGAACGCGCTGCTGCAGGGCGTGCTGCATGCGGCGTCGGAAGTGGCGGTCGTGGCGACCGATACCGCCGGCACCATCGTGCTGTTCAACTCCGGCGCCGAACGCATGCTGGGCTATCGGGCCGATGAGCTGGTTGGCAAGCACACCCCCCACGTGTTCCACGTGCAGGCCGAGATCGATGCCCGCAGCGAGGAACTCGAGCGGACGTACGGCGTCACGCTGAAGGGCTTCGATGTCCTGGTGGAGGTGGCCCTGCGTACCGGTGTCCAGACCCGCGAGTGGACCTATCTGGACAAATCCGGGCACGGTCGCCCGGTCAATCTGTCGGTCAGTACGATCCGCGACGCCGATGGCGTGCTGACCGGCTATCTGGGCGTGGCTTTCGACATGAGCGAGCAGAAGGCGGCCGAGCGCAAGCTGTCCTACGCCAACCAGCAGCTGTCCATGGCCACCGACGCAGCCCAGCTGGGGATCTGGGACCACGACCTGGACAGCGGCGCACTGGACTACAACGCACGCATGGCCGAGATCTACGGCTGGCCGTTGCCAACGCCGGGGTACACGATCACCTTCGAGGACTGGCGGCGCAGTGTCCATCCCGACGACCTGCCCTGGGTGGAGGACTTGCTGCGTCGCTCGTTGACCGATGGCAGCGAATACGCGCCGGTGTTCCGCATCATCCAGGGCGACGGCGCCATCCGCCACATCCAGGCCGCCGCCTATGCCGAGCGCGATGCCCATGGTGCGGTGGTGCGCCTGGTGGGCATCAACCGCGACATCACCGGACAGCTGGAACTGGAGCAGGCGCTGCGCGATGCCAAGGCCGCGGCCGACCATGCCAATCAGGCCAAGTCCGAGTTCCTGGCCAACATGAGCCATGAAATCCGCACCCCCATGAATGCGGTGCTGGGCATGCTGCAACTGCTGGGCCGCAGCCGCCTGGCGCCCTCGCAATCCGAGTACGTGCGCAAGGCACAGCTGGCCGGCGGCATGTTGCTGCAGTTGCTCAACGACCTGCTGGACTACTCCAAGATCGAAGCGGGCAAGCTCCAGCTGGACCCGCATCCGTTCTCGCTGGACACGCTGCTGCAGGAGTTGGGCGTGGTGCTGTCCTCCAGCCTGGGGGACTCGGACGTGGAGATCGTCTATCAGGCATCGCCCGAGGTTCCGCTGGAACTGGTCGGCGACAGCCTGCGGTTGCGCCAGGTGCTGATCAACCTGGCCGGCAATGCGATCAAGTTCACCCACTCGGGCAGCGTGTGCATCCGCCTGGCGCCTGCGCCAGTGGACCATGCGATGGCCGAGGGCACCGCCTGGCTGCGGGTGGAGGTGGAGGACACCGGCATCGGGATCTCACCCGAGCAGTTGGTGCGGTTGTTCAAGGTGTTCACCCAGGCCGAGGCGTCGATCAGCCGGCGCTACGGTGGCACCGGGCTGGGGCTGGTGATCTGCCAGCGCCTGGTGCAACTGATGGGCGGCACGCTGCAGGTGGCCAGTCGGCCGGGCCTGGGCAGCCGGTTCTGGTTCGACATCCCCATGCAGCTGCAGCCCGGCGCGCGGCGCCTGGGCACGGCGCTGGCGTGCTGCCCGGGCGGGGGACTGCACGTGGTGGGCGGCAGTCACGCGCTCTGCGGCTTGGCAGAGGCGCTGGCCCAGGCCAGTGGCCTGGACATGCGGCATTCGGCGGTCGATGCGATCGAGCCCGCCAGGATCGCGGCGGATTGCCGGAGCGTGGTGATGGAGTGGCATCCCGAGCGCGCCGCGCAGGTGCGGGACCTGGCAAGAGCCCTGCGCGCCCGTGCTGCCCCACCGCGGCTGGTGGTGGTGTCCAGCCATGCCAGGGCCCTGCAACGCGCACAGCTGGACGATGCGGCATGGCCCTTCGACGCGACCCTGGCCAAACCGGTCACCGCCCTGCAACTGGGCGCTGCCCTGTGCGCCACGTCGACCTCGCCCGCGCTGCCGCCGATCAGCGACGACCTGCCCCTGGCCGGCGTCCACGTGCTGGTGGTCGAAGACAATGCGATCAACCGCGAGGTGGCCGCCGAGCTGCTGGTCGCCGCCGGCGCCACCGTGGAGCTGGCCGAGGGCGGACGTGACGGCGTGGCCCGTGTGTTGGGCAAAGGCGGACCGCTGGACGCGGTGTTGATGGATATGCAGATGCCCGACCTGGATGGGCTGGAATCCACGCGCGAGATCCGTCGTGATCCGCGCATGGCCCAGCTGCCGATCCTGGCGATGACCGCCAATGTCTCCACCGATGACATGGCCGCCTGCACCGCCGCGGGCATGAACGGCCATGTCCCCAAGCCGATCGAGTCCGCGCGCCTGGTCGCCAGCCTGCTGGCACTGTTGCCCGCCCGGGCCGAGCGCGGCGCGCAGGTGGCGGCAACCGCCCCGGCGCAGGCCGAGGCCGATGTGGATCCCGAGGCGGATGCCATGGTCGAGCCGATCGCGCGGGTTTTGGATCGCCTGGGAGGCAATGCGGCCCTGCTCCAGCGCGTGCTGAAGCAGTTCGATGACCAGGCGCGGCTGCAGCTGGACGCGGGCGAGCAGGCGCTGTCCCACGGCGACCTGGCCGAGGCGGCCGGGCGCATGCATACCTTGCGCGGCATGGCCGCCAACCTGGGCGCCGTGGCCCTGGCGCTGGCCTGCGGTGAATTGGAAGACGGGTGCAAGCGGGGCCTGGCGCCACCGGCGCAGGCAGTCCTGGCGCTGCGTGGGCTGACGGGCCGTTCGATCGAGGCGCTCCAGCACGCCCTGGCGACACGGGTGCAGGTGCAGGTCAGCGCCGCGTCCACACCCGCACCTTCCTTGCCGACCCTGGAGAACGTGAGCGATCAACTGGAGGCGCTGGCCGTGCTGGTGGGGGAGTCCAACCTGGCCGCGCTGGAGCTGCTGACCGACATGCCGGCGGCCATCGATTGACCGCAGGGCGCGCACTACGCGCAGCTCCTGGAGCTGGTGAATCTGCTGGATTTCCAGGGTGCCAGGGTGGCACTCGAGACCTTGCGTTGCGGGAGCGTGCAATGAACCAACAACCAACTTGGGGATGGCCCACGGACCGACTGCCGCGGGTGCTGGTGGTGGACGACCAGGCCATCAACATCCGCGTGGCCTTCGAGGCCCTGCGCGGGGACCACGAAGTGTTCATGGCCACTTCCGGCGAACAGGGCCTGCAAGTTTTCCGCGATGCCCGTCCGGACCTGGTGCTGCTGGACGTGGTGATGCCGGGCATGGACGGGCACGAGGTCTGCAGCCAGATCAAGGCCGGCCCCGATGGCGCGGACGTGCCGGTGATCTTCATCACCGGGCATGACAGTGACCAGGCGCAGGTGCAGGGGCTGGGCCATGGCGCGGTGGATTTCATCGCCAAGCCATTCCACCCCGAGGTCTTGCGCGCTCGCGTGCGCAACCACCTCCTGCTGAAGTTCCAGACCGACTACCTGCGCTCGGCCGCGCTGTACGACGGCTTGACCGGCCTGGCCAACCGGCGCCATTTCGAGGAGGTCTTCGCAGGCCGGTGGCGCGCGGCCGAGCGCAACGCGCAGCCCTGCGCGGTGCTGATGATCGATGTGGACCATTTCAAGCAATACAACGACTGCTACGGCCACCAGGCTGGCGACGAGTGCCTGCGCCAGGTGGCCGGGGCAATCGGCAAGGCGCTGATGCGCCCGATGGATCTGGCCGCGCGCTATGGCGGCGAGGAATTCGTCTGCCTGCTGCCCGAGACCTCGCTGCCCAACGCCGGTCCGGTGGCCGAGCGCCTGCTGTGCAACGTGCGCGAGTTGGCCGTGCCGCATGCCGCTTCCGGCGCCGCGCCGGTGGTGACGGTCAGCGTGGGCATCGCGACCAGCCTGGGCGGCTCGGGACGGGCCCCGCAGGATCTGCTGGCCG is part of the Pseudoxanthomonas sp. JBR18 genome and encodes:
- a CDS encoding hybrid sensor histidine kinase/response regulator; translation: MGKTQRATSTERRTVWQGGLLVLCAGLLVTAGLVRREHLHGQQELQAAVRADTALYASQISGAIHRYHAGLRGLRGAVLASEYGEKHADLNVYSSAQDLELDFPGAVGLGFVRRVPPSQLEAYLAHMRREGLTDMKLRQFAPHEGDLYIIESLQPIARNQAVIGLDLASETSRREAADAAARSGEPRLTAPITLVQQPDHARQGVLLLLPVRAPTGAARADGPQGVIGWAYLPLLLDEVLLQLEPERWNLSVQIADVTDAHDQTPFYAWAPPQTPALSHTVVDRQVDGRHWRMTFGVLPTFPGADPTATLVRLVVAGVGASVALALMTSMLLLRRLRRARTRRQQELLEAVVHGSADGIIGKRLDGVVMSWNRAAETLFGYTAEAAIGHRLLDLIVPEALAHEEEAVLKRIGRGEVIPNFETVRRRADGTQVDVLVSVSPIYDADGRVVGASKTVRDISEQRRAREQILQLNARLEEQVAARTAELTASNALLQGVLHAASEVAVVATDTAGTIVLFNSGAERMLGYRADELVGKHTPHVFHVQAEIDARSEELERTYGVTLKGFDVLVEVALRTGVQTREWTYLDKSGHGRPVNLSVSTIRDADGVLTGYLGVAFDMSEQKAAERKLSYANQQLSMATDAAQLGIWDHDLDSGALDYNARMAEIYGWPLPTPGYTITFEDWRRSVHPDDLPWVEDLLRRSLTDGSEYAPVFRIIQGDGAIRHIQAAAYAERDAHGAVVRLVGINRDITGQLELEQALRDAKAAADHANQAKSEFLANMSHEIRTPMNAVLGMLQLLGRSRLAPSQSEYVRKAQLAGGMLLQLLNDLLDYSKIEAGKLQLDPHPFSLDTLLQELGVVLSSSLGDSDVEIVYQASPEVPLELVGDSLRLRQVLINLAGNAIKFTHSGSVCIRLAPAPVDHAMAEGTAWLRVEVEDTGIGISPEQLVRLFKVFTQAEASISRRYGGTGLGLVICQRLVQLMGGTLQVASRPGLGSRFWFDIPMQLQPGARRLGTALACCPGGGLHVVGGSHALCGLAEALAQASGLDMRHSAVDAIEPARIAADCRSVVMEWHPERAAQVRDLARALRARAAPPRLVVVSSHARALQRAQLDDAAWPFDATLAKPVTALQLGAALCATSTSPALPPISDDLPLAGVHVLVVEDNAINREVAAELLVAAGATVELAEGGRDGVARVLGKGGPLDAVLMDMQMPDLDGLESTREIRRDPRMAQLPILAMTANVSTDDMAACTAAGMNGHVPKPIESARLVASLLALLPARAERGAQVAATAPAQAEADVDPEADAMVEPIARVLDRLGGNAALLQRVLKQFDDQARLQLDAGEQALSHGDLAEAAGRMHTLRGMAANLGAVALALACGELEDGCKRGLAPPAQAVLALRGLTGRSIEALQHALATRVQVQVSAASTPAPSLPTLENVSDQLEALAVLVGESNLAALELLTDMPAAID
- a CDS encoding diguanylate cyclase translates to MNQQPTWGWPTDRLPRVLVVDDQAINIRVAFEALRGDHEVFMATSGEQGLQVFRDARPDLVLLDVVMPGMDGHEVCSQIKAGPDGADVPVIFITGHDSDQAQVQGLGHGAVDFIAKPFHPEVLRARVRNHLLLKFQTDYLRSAALYDGLTGLANRRHFEEVFAGRWRAAERNAQPCAVLMIDVDHFKQYNDCYGHQAGDECLRQVAGAIGKALMRPMDLAARYGGEEFVCLLPETSLPNAGPVAERLLCNVRELAVPHAASGAAPVVTVSVGIATSLGGSGRAPQDLLADADAQLYRAKAAGRNRACAASA